From Streptomyces durmitorensis, a single genomic window includes:
- a CDS encoding acyl-CoA synthetase, giving the protein MRNEGLGSWPVRRARKTPHRTALTHEGRTTTYAALHSRVLRLAHALRARGVRRGDRVAHLGPNHPAFLETFFATGALGAVFVPLNTRLTAPELAYQLTDAGARTLIHSPAHTTVVAELRQAGHVDLCVDVGAAYEELIGRSVEDPLDEAVGADDVCLLMYTSGTTGRPKGAMLTHANLTWNAVNVLVDADLTADTVALVSAPLFHAAALGMLTLPVLLKGGHCVLVASFDPAEALGIVEQHGVSAMFGVPTMYERLTREPRWRAADLSSLRILMCGGAPVPEPLIEAYAQRGLAFQQGYGMTEAAPGVLYLDAEHAERKAGSAGVPHFFTDVRVVRPDLGPAATGETGEILVRGPHVMAGYWQLPDETAASFADGWFRTGDAARVDPDGFVTIADRLKDVIISGGENIYPAEVESALLAHPDVVECAVIGVPDVRWGEVPRAVVVPRDGAAPAPDDVRGFLSGRLAKYKIPKSVVCVRELPRTASGKLHKPSLRRDHGGDASGTHS; this is encoded by the coding sequence ATGCGCAACGAAGGACTCGGCTCCTGGCCCGTGCGCCGGGCCCGCAAGACCCCGCACCGCACCGCCCTCACCCACGAGGGCCGCACCACCACGTACGCCGCCCTGCACTCCCGCGTCCTGCGGCTCGCGCACGCCCTGCGGGCCCGGGGCGTCCGGCGCGGCGACCGGGTCGCCCACCTCGGGCCCAACCACCCCGCCTTCCTGGAGACCTTCTTCGCGACCGGCGCACTCGGCGCGGTCTTCGTGCCGCTCAACACCCGTCTGACCGCGCCCGAGCTCGCGTACCAACTGACCGACGCGGGCGCCCGCACACTGATCCACTCCCCCGCGCACACCACTGTCGTGGCGGAGCTGCGGCAGGCAGGACACGTGGATCTCTGCGTCGACGTGGGCGCGGCGTACGAGGAGTTGATCGGACGCTCCGTCGAGGATCCGCTTGACGAGGCGGTCGGCGCCGACGACGTGTGCCTTCTGATGTACACCTCCGGCACCACGGGCCGCCCCAAGGGCGCCATGCTCACCCACGCCAACCTCACCTGGAACGCCGTCAACGTCCTCGTCGACGCCGACCTCACCGCCGACACCGTCGCCCTGGTCTCCGCACCGCTCTTCCACGCCGCGGCACTCGGCATGCTCACCCTTCCCGTGCTCCTCAAGGGCGGCCACTGCGTACTGGTCGCGTCCTTCGACCCGGCCGAGGCTCTCGGGATCGTCGAACAGCACGGCGTCAGCGCGATGTTCGGGGTGCCCACGATGTACGAGCGCCTCACCCGCGAGCCGCGCTGGCGTGCGGCCGACCTGTCCTCGCTGCGGATCCTGATGTGCGGCGGGGCACCCGTTCCCGAGCCGCTGATCGAGGCGTACGCCCAGCGCGGTCTCGCCTTCCAGCAGGGGTACGGGATGACGGAGGCCGCGCCCGGCGTGCTCTATCTCGACGCCGAGCACGCAGAGCGCAAGGCGGGCTCGGCCGGGGTGCCGCACTTCTTCACCGACGTACGCGTCGTACGCCCCGATCTCGGCCCCGCGGCCACCGGAGAGACCGGCGAGATCCTGGTGCGCGGCCCTCATGTCATGGCCGGGTACTGGCAGTTGCCCGACGAGACCGCCGCTTCCTTCGCCGACGGATGGTTCCGCACCGGCGACGCGGCACGGGTGGACCCCGACGGCTTCGTCACCATCGCCGACCGCCTCAAGGACGTGATCATCTCCGGCGGCGAGAACATCTACCCCGCCGAGGTCGAGAGCGCGCTCCTCGCCCACCCCGACGTGGTGGAGTGCGCCGTCATCGGCGTGCCGGACGTGCGCTGGGGCGAAGTGCCGCGCGCCGTCGTCGTGCCCCGCGATGGCGCGGCCCCCGCCCCGGACGACGTACGCGGCTTCCTGTCCGGGCGGCTCGCCAAGTACAAGATCCCCAAGTCGGTGGTGTGCGTGCGCGAACTGCCGCGCACCGCCTCCGGGAAGCTCCACAAGCCCAGCCTGCGCCGCGACCACGGCGGAGACGCTTCAGGCACCCACTCGTGA
- a CDS encoding MaoC family dehydratase, giving the protein MTVTAKGLDDLHALAGSELGVTDWLEVDQGRIDTFADATDDHQWIHTDPEKAAQGPFGAPIAHGYLTLSLFIPLFTDLLDVQGVTTKVNYGLDRVRFPSPVKAGSRIRLRATLASVDEVRGGVQIAVDGTVEIEGGDKPACVLRSLSRFYA; this is encoded by the coding sequence ATGACCGTCACTGCCAAGGGACTTGACGACCTGCACGCCCTCGCCGGAAGCGAACTCGGCGTCACCGACTGGCTGGAGGTCGACCAAGGCCGCATCGACACCTTCGCCGACGCGACCGACGACCACCAGTGGATCCACACCGACCCCGAGAAGGCCGCACAGGGGCCCTTCGGGGCACCGATCGCGCACGGCTACCTCACCCTGTCCCTCTTCATCCCGCTCTTCACCGATCTCCTCGATGTCCAGGGCGTCACCACGAAGGTCAACTACGGCCTGGACAGGGTGCGTTTCCCCTCCCCCGTGAAGGCGGGTTCCCGGATACGTCTGCGCGCCACGCTCGCCTCCGTCGACGAGGTGCGGGGCGGAGTGCAGATCGCGGTCGACGGCACCGTCGAGATCGAGGGCGGCGACAAGCCGGCCTGTGTCCTGCGCAGCCTGTCCCGCTTCTACGCCTGA
- a CDS encoding MFS transporter, protein MTHPPDGSTNSKAGPGERSGEGSEERSGEGSGQLRRVALSGLLGTAIEFYDFLVYGTVAALVFGDLFFPDADPAVGTVAAFGTFAAGYLARPLGGIVFGHFGDRLGRKSMMLLTMVLMGAGSFLIGLLPTYDAIGVWAPVLLVLLRVVQGIAIGGEWGGATLMVAEHAGDRPRGLWTSFTQLGAPLGTVLSTGVVALVSTLPDDDFRAWGWRVPFLLSVLLLGAGLYIRLKVAESPLFASLSQRRERARMPLLEVLRAPRPVLLASAVGIGPFTAQALMTSFMISYAVDEGYTRPQVLTAVTVASCVALVVLPCANLLSDRFGRRPLVLAGALLSAATAFPVFALVDSHRPGLLILACVIGHGIAQSVMYGPLGALFSEMFSTRVRYTGASLGYQTATLLGAGFSPLIASGLLTAYDSSDAVALLLTAGGAITALAVWRVKETHADDLAVQATTPLASSASSASSASSASSAPSVRGDSA, encoded by the coding sequence ATGACGCACCCACCCGACGGAAGCACGAACTCGAAGGCAGGACCCGGGGAGAGATCCGGAGAGGGATCCGAGGAGAGGTCCGGAGAGGGATCCGGGCAACTGCGCCGCGTCGCCCTGTCCGGACTGCTCGGCACGGCGATCGAGTTCTACGACTTCCTCGTGTACGGCACCGTCGCCGCACTCGTCTTCGGCGACCTCTTCTTCCCCGACGCCGACCCGGCGGTGGGCACGGTGGCCGCCTTCGGCACGTTCGCCGCGGGCTACCTCGCCCGCCCCCTCGGCGGCATCGTCTTCGGCCACTTCGGAGACCGGCTCGGCCGCAAGTCGATGATGCTCCTGACCATGGTCCTGATGGGCGCGGGCAGCTTCCTCATCGGCCTCCTTCCCACGTACGACGCGATCGGCGTCTGGGCGCCCGTCCTTCTCGTCCTGCTCCGCGTCGTGCAGGGCATCGCGATCGGCGGTGAATGGGGCGGCGCCACGCTCATGGTCGCCGAGCACGCGGGCGACCGACCGCGCGGACTGTGGACCAGCTTCACGCAGCTCGGCGCCCCGCTGGGCACGGTCCTGTCCACCGGGGTCGTCGCCCTGGTCAGCACCCTGCCCGACGACGACTTCCGGGCCTGGGGCTGGCGAGTGCCCTTCCTGCTCTCCGTCCTGCTGCTCGGCGCGGGCCTCTACATCCGCCTCAAGGTCGCCGAGAGCCCGCTCTTCGCCTCGCTCTCGCAGCGGCGGGAGCGAGCGCGGATGCCGCTGCTCGAAGTCCTGCGCGCGCCACGCCCGGTGCTGCTCGCCTCGGCGGTCGGGATCGGCCCGTTCACCGCGCAGGCGCTGATGACGAGCTTCATGATCTCGTACGCGGTCGACGAGGGATACACGCGCCCGCAGGTGCTCACCGCGGTCACCGTCGCCTCCTGCGTGGCCCTCGTGGTGCTGCCGTGCGCGAACCTTCTCTCCGACCGCTTCGGGCGCCGCCCCCTTGTCCTGGCCGGAGCCCTGCTGTCGGCGGCCACCGCCTTCCCGGTCTTCGCGCTCGTGGACAGCCACCGGCCGGGCCTGCTGATCCTGGCCTGCGTGATCGGGCACGGGATCGCCCAGTCCGTGATGTACGGGCCGTTGGGCGCCCTGTTCAGCGAGATGTTCTCGACCCGGGTGCGCTACACCGGCGCCTCGCTCGGCTACCAGACGGCGACGCTGCTCGGCGCCGGTTTCTCTCCGCTGATCGCCAGCGGCCTGCTCACCGCCTACGACTCCAGCGACGCCGTCGCCCTGCTGCTCACGGCCGGGGGTGCGATCACGGCACTGGCCGTCTGGCGGGTGAAGGAGACCCATGCGGACGACCTCGCCGTGCAGGCCACCACGCCTCTCGCGTCCTCTGCTTCCTCCGCATCCTCTGCTTCCTCCGCATCCTCCGCGCCCTCCGTACGAGGAGACTCCGCATGA
- a CDS encoding response regulator transcription factor, with protein sequence MRIVVAEDLYLLRDGMVRLIEACGHEVVATAATGPETLDALLKWRPDVAVVDVRMPPSQRDEGLRAALAARGEVPGLPVLILSQYVEQLYARELLADGSGGIGYFLKESVFDADQFIYALERVAAGGTAMDPAVIAKLLSSGSSNRRLDRLTEREHSVLALMAEGLSNQAIAGRLFLSDSAISKYTTSLFGKLGITDDDSNNRRVLAVLTYLNNP encoded by the coding sequence ATGCGCATCGTCGTAGCCGAAGATCTCTACCTCCTGCGTGACGGAATGGTCCGCCTCATCGAGGCGTGCGGACACGAGGTGGTCGCCACGGCGGCCACCGGACCCGAGACGCTCGACGCGCTCCTGAAGTGGCGCCCGGATGTCGCCGTCGTCGACGTCCGCATGCCGCCGAGCCAGAGGGACGAGGGCCTGCGGGCGGCTCTGGCCGCCCGCGGTGAAGTGCCAGGCCTCCCGGTCCTGATCCTCTCCCAGTACGTCGAACAGCTCTATGCCCGCGAGCTGTTGGCCGACGGAAGCGGAGGCATCGGATACTTCCTCAAGGAGAGCGTGTTCGACGCCGACCAGTTCATCTACGCCCTGGAACGCGTCGCCGCCGGTGGGACCGCCATGGACCCGGCCGTCATCGCGAAGCTGCTGTCCAGCGGGTCGTCGAACCGGCGACTCGACCGGCTCACAGAACGCGAACACTCCGTGCTCGCCCTCATGGCCGAGGGACTGTCCAACCAGGCCATCGCCGGGCGGCTGTTCCTGAGCGACAGCGCTATCAGCAAGTACACCACCTCGCTCTTCGGGAAGCTCGGCATCACCGACGACGACAGCAACAACCGCCGCGTCCTCGCCGTCCTCACCTATCTGAACAACCCCTGA
- a CDS encoding sensor histidine kinase produces the protein MRQVVSWVGSACVGFVRACVVVIVSMLVPAVWAVAVAWGIWWGAGNPWSWVAPVVVAGVGTFGLSRPVCRMFRSLVARWTGTAIPDGYRQAEPVVRMSTGFWWNGFSYERTRRDALMDQRWRIWWSDPAVRRDLRFTGIAPLTAGVIAAVPPAGVAAAVLGFSQPSLSARLVGGFSLLAAIASAPYAWRAAEPVAARFLRASPAMLLAARVDELTAQRADTTVAQAAEIRRIERDLHDGAQARLVGLGLSLATAEKLMETDPDQARALMRQARAGATTSLAELRELVKGINPPVLNDRGLIDAVRALALDSPLEAAVTADVSLRLDPPIESAAYFGIAELLTNAVKHAHATRARISVARDGTGLVVDVEDDGRGGASVRADGGLAGLRRRLAAFDGTLEITSPAGGPTRVRIVVPCASS, from the coding sequence ATGCGACAGGTCGTGTCGTGGGTGGGGAGCGCCTGCGTGGGGTTCGTCCGGGCGTGCGTGGTGGTGATCGTCAGCATGTTGGTTCCGGCCGTGTGGGCCGTTGCCGTGGCGTGGGGGATCTGGTGGGGAGCGGGCAACCCGTGGTCGTGGGTCGCGCCGGTGGTGGTGGCGGGTGTCGGTACGTTCGGCCTGTCCCGCCCGGTCTGCCGGATGTTCCGCTCCCTCGTCGCGCGGTGGACAGGCACCGCCATCCCCGACGGATACCGGCAGGCCGAGCCGGTGGTGCGGATGTCCACCGGGTTCTGGTGGAACGGCTTCTCCTACGAGCGCACCCGCCGCGATGCCTTGATGGACCAGCGGTGGCGGATCTGGTGGAGCGACCCGGCCGTCCGGCGTGACCTGCGCTTCACGGGGATCGCACCGCTCACGGCGGGCGTGATCGCGGCCGTCCCGCCGGCCGGCGTCGCGGCGGCGGTCCTCGGGTTCAGCCAGCCCTCGCTCTCCGCACGCCTGGTCGGAGGGTTCAGCCTCCTCGCCGCGATCGCGAGTGCTCCGTACGCCTGGCGGGCCGCCGAACCGGTGGCCGCCCGCTTCCTGCGCGCGTCTCCCGCGATGCTCCTCGCTGCCCGGGTGGACGAACTGACGGCCCAGCGCGCCGACACGACCGTCGCCCAGGCCGCCGAGATCCGCCGGATCGAACGCGACCTGCACGACGGGGCGCAGGCACGGCTGGTCGGGCTCGGGCTCTCCTTGGCGACGGCCGAGAAGCTGATGGAGACCGATCCCGACCAGGCCAGGGCCCTGATGCGGCAGGCACGAGCGGGCGCCACCACGTCACTGGCCGAGCTCCGCGAACTGGTCAAGGGGATCAACCCGCCGGTGCTCAACGACCGAGGGCTCATCGATGCCGTTCGCGCTCTCGCCCTGGACAGCCCGCTCGAAGCAGCTGTCACCGCCGACGTGTCGCTGCGCCTCGACCCGCCGATCGAGTCCGCCGCGTACTTCGGGATCGCCGAACTGCTGACCAACGCGGTCAAGCACGCACACGCGACCCGGGCGCGGATCTCCGTCGCGCGGGACGGCACCGGTCTCGTCGTGGACGTCGAGGACGACGGCCGGGGAGGGGCGAGCGTGCGCGCCGACGGTGGACTCGCCGGGCTGCGCCGCCGCCTCGCGGCCTTCGACGGCACCCTGGAGATCACCAGCCCGGCAGGCGGCCCGACCCGCGTGAGAATAGTGGTGCCATGCGCATCGTCGTAG
- a CDS encoding VOC family protein, whose translation MITTDNTPGSPCWLDLGTPDVPATAAFYGAVLGWDYESMGEADGEGGMFQKDGKTVAGLGKLTEEGARPAWMIYYTVTDADATTQAVERAGGTVRVAPRDLDDWGRMAQYTDPLGGQFAVWQPGTNSGFELADDPGSLSWAELFTTDVAAAKEFYGGVLGWQFSNMELPGGAGTYTLVTPAGLPEERMQGGLMELSEKDLTLTDGRPYWHPVFAVTDCDAAVAQVTGNGGSVVMGPDDAEGVGRLAVCRDPSNAEFVVLNPVES comes from the coding sequence GTGATCACCACTGACAACACTCCCGGATCCCCCTGCTGGCTCGATCTCGGCACCCCCGACGTCCCGGCCACCGCTGCCTTCTACGGCGCGGTGCTCGGCTGGGATTACGAGTCCATGGGCGAGGCGGACGGGGAAGGAGGCATGTTCCAGAAGGACGGCAAGACCGTTGCCGGGCTCGGCAAACTCACCGAGGAGGGCGCGCGCCCGGCCTGGATGATCTATTACACGGTCACCGACGCGGACGCCACGACTCAGGCCGTCGAGCGTGCGGGCGGCACGGTGCGGGTGGCGCCCAGGGACCTCGACGACTGGGGACGGATGGCGCAGTACACCGACCCGCTGGGGGGCCAGTTCGCCGTCTGGCAGCCGGGCACGAACTCGGGCTTCGAGCTGGCGGACGACCCGGGCTCGCTGTCCTGGGCCGAGCTGTTCACGACCGACGTGGCTGCCGCGAAGGAGTTCTACGGCGGCGTCCTCGGCTGGCAGTTCAGCAACATGGAGCTGCCGGGCGGCGCCGGCACGTACACCCTCGTCACCCCTGCCGGCCTTCCGGAAGAGCGCATGCAGGGCGGCCTGATGGAGCTGAGCGAGAAGGACCTCACGCTGACGGACGGTCGGCCGTACTGGCACCCGGTCTTCGCGGTCACCGACTGCGACGCCGCGGTCGCCCAGGTCACCGGGAACGGCGGCAGCGTGGTGATGGGGCCCGACGACGCGGAGGGCGTCGGCCGGTTGGCCGTCTGCCGCGACCCGTCGAACGCGGAATTCGTGGTGCTCAACCCCGTCGAGAGCTGA
- a CDS encoding fasciclin domain-containing protein, with product MTTRSMIRTAAVSAAAIALPVSLGLLAPAAHADDSKPFGPACSSVPKEGAGSLDGMAKDPVATAASNNPELSTLVTAVQKAGLVDTLNNAKNITVFAPSNDAFEKIPKADLDKVLADKDQLTKILTYHVVGEKAAPSQLEMGSFKTLEGSELTTKGSDESFKVNDMANVVCGNVQTSNATVYIIDSVLMPPK from the coding sequence ATGACCACCCGAAGCATGATCCGCACTGCCGCTGTCTCTGCCGCGGCCATCGCCCTGCCCGTGTCCCTTGGGCTCCTCGCCCCAGCGGCCCACGCCGACGACAGCAAGCCGTTTGGGCCGGCGTGTTCGTCGGTTCCCAAAGAAGGGGCGGGCAGCCTGGACGGCATGGCCAAGGACCCGGTCGCCACGGCCGCGTCCAACAACCCGGAGCTGTCGACGCTCGTGACCGCGGTCCAGAAGGCGGGCCTGGTCGACACGCTCAACAACGCGAAGAACATCACCGTCTTCGCGCCGTCCAACGACGCCTTCGAGAAGATCCCGAAGGCTGACCTGGACAAGGTCCTCGCCGACAAGGATCAGCTCACCAAGATCCTCACGTACCACGTGGTCGGCGAGAAGGCCGCGCCGAGCCAGCTGGAGATGGGTTCGTTCAAGACCCTCGAGGGCAGCGAGCTCACCACCAAGGGATCGGACGAGTCCTTCAAGGTCAATGACATGGCGAACGTCGTCTGCGGCAACGTCCAGACATCCAACGCGACGGTCTACATCATCGACAGCGTCCTCATGCCGCCCAAGTAG
- a CDS encoding anti-sigma factor: MSVTDPHTLAGAYALHALEPDERVTFEEHLALCAECRQDVAEFGATAGRLALAVSATPRQALKRIVLEEIAGVRQVPPRTVRRRVATSPRSARPRRFMLAACLAAAALGGVATWQHQEARQAREQAGRAQDSADQVAAVLTAVDARTHAASLPGGARGVVVTSASQNRAVFTASGLDTPPQGKVYELWFDEHGAMRPAGLLDSGRSDQMTLMDGTIGQATGMAVTVEPAGGSKTPTLPPVGLISFPA; encoded by the coding sequence ATGAGCGTGACCGACCCCCACACTCTGGCCGGAGCGTACGCACTCCACGCCCTCGAACCCGATGAGCGTGTCACTTTCGAGGAGCATCTCGCCCTCTGCGCGGAGTGTCGACAGGACGTGGCGGAGTTCGGCGCCACGGCTGGTCGGCTGGCCCTCGCCGTCAGTGCCACGCCACGCCAGGCCCTCAAGCGAATCGTCCTTGAGGAGATCGCAGGCGTCCGCCAGGTGCCACCTCGCACCGTGCGGAGACGCGTTGCGACATCGCCACGAAGTGCCCGTCCACGCAGGTTCATGCTGGCCGCCTGCCTGGCCGCGGCCGCCTTGGGCGGCGTGGCGACCTGGCAGCACCAGGAAGCCCGACAGGCACGCGAGCAGGCAGGCCGCGCCCAGGACAGCGCCGATCAGGTGGCGGCTGTCCTCACCGCCGTCGACGCGCGAACCCACGCCGCGTCCCTGCCCGGAGGTGCCCGCGGGGTCGTGGTGACATCGGCGAGCCAGAACCGTGCCGTCTTCACCGCGTCAGGCCTGGACACACCACCGCAGGGCAAGGTCTACGAACTCTGGTTCGACGAGCATGGCGCCATGCGCCCCGCCGGGCTCCTCGACAGCGGCCGGAGTGATCAGATGACCCTCATGGACGGCACGATCGGCCAGGCCACCGGCATGGCCGTCACCGTCGAACCCGCAGGGGGCTCCAAGACGCCGACTCTCCCGCCCGTGGGTCTGATCAGCTTCCCTGCCTGA
- a CDS encoding SAM-dependent methyltransferase: MHSAGDRIDTSTAHSARVYDYILGGKDHYLVDAEAGDAMCQHWPALPVHMLENRRFMHRAGRSLAQEHGVRQFLDIGTGLPTAPNLHEVVQEVAPESRVVYVDNDPIVLAHARALLQGSPEGATAYIDADMHDPDAILDSPEFRALIDVNEPVGLMVIGILHFILPPDDRRLVQRLLEPLPSGSFLAMTIGTADFAPEEVGRVAEEYTRQGMPMALRDLPTATSLFDGMDLVDPGVTQVHKWRPGPEQDSIDDRAIAMYGAVARKP; encoded by the coding sequence ATGCACAGCGCAGGCGACCGGATCGACACCTCGACCGCGCATTCGGCGCGGGTGTACGACTACATCCTGGGAGGCAAGGACCACTACCTTGTCGACGCCGAGGCGGGCGACGCCATGTGTCAGCACTGGCCGGCGCTGCCCGTGCACATGCTGGAGAACCGGCGGTTCATGCACCGTGCCGGGCGCTCCCTCGCCCAGGAGCACGGTGTCCGGCAGTTCCTCGACATAGGCACCGGCCTGCCCACGGCCCCCAACCTGCACGAGGTGGTGCAGGAGGTGGCACCGGAGTCCCGTGTGGTCTACGTCGACAACGACCCCATCGTCCTGGCTCACGCCCGCGCCCTCCTGCAGGGCTCGCCCGAGGGGGCGACCGCCTACATCGACGCTGACATGCACGACCCGGACGCCATCCTGGACAGTCCCGAATTCCGTGCGCTGATCGACGTGAACGAGCCGGTCGGCTTGATGGTCATCGGAATACTGCACTTCATCTTGCCGCCGGACGACCGGCGTCTGGTGCAGCGACTGCTCGAACCACTGCCGTCCGGCAGCTTCCTGGCAATGACCATCGGCACCGCCGACTTCGCGCCCGAGGAAGTCGGCCGGGTGGCCGAGGAGTACACCCGGCAGGGCATGCCCATGGCGCTGCGCGACCTGCCGACCGCCACCTCCCTCTTCGACGGCATGGACCTGGTCGACCCCGGCGTCACCCAGGTGCACAAGTGGCGGCCGGGCCCTGAGCAGGACAGCATCGACGACCGGGCCATCGCCATGTACGGGGCGGTGGCCCGTAAGCCCTGA
- the recA gene encoding recombinase RecA, with translation MAGTDHEKALDTALAQIERKFGRGAVMRLGERPHEPIEVIPTGSTALDVALGVGGLPRGRVVEVYGPESSGKTTLTLHAVANAQKAGGSVAFIDAEHALDPEYAKKLGVDTDNLILSQPDNGEQALEIADILIRSGAIDLIVIDSVAALVPRAEIEGEMGDSHMGLQARLMSQALRKITSALSQTRTTVIFINQLREKIGVMFGSPETTTGGRALKFYASVRLDIRRIETLKDGTDAVGNRTRVKVVKNKVAPPFKQAEFDILYGQGISREGGLIDMGVENGFVRKAGAWYTYEGDQLGQGKENARNFLKDNPDLADEIEKKIKEKLGIGVPAKAAVTEDTGAAPVPDAARTSAGNAA, from the coding sequence ATGGCAGGAACCGACCACGAGAAGGCGCTGGACACCGCGCTCGCACAGATCGAGCGGAAATTCGGCAGGGGTGCGGTCATGCGCCTCGGCGAGCGGCCCCATGAGCCCATCGAGGTGATCCCCACCGGATCGACCGCGCTGGACGTGGCGCTCGGCGTGGGCGGTCTGCCCCGGGGCCGTGTGGTGGAGGTGTACGGGCCGGAGTCCTCCGGCAAGACGACGCTTACGTTGCACGCGGTGGCGAACGCGCAGAAGGCCGGCGGCTCGGTGGCGTTCATCGACGCCGAGCACGCTCTGGACCCGGAGTACGCCAAGAAGCTCGGCGTCGACACCGACAACCTCATCCTGTCCCAGCCGGACAACGGTGAACAGGCGCTGGAGATCGCCGACATCCTGATCCGCTCCGGCGCGATCGACCTGATCGTCATCGACTCCGTCGCGGCGCTGGTGCCACGCGCCGAGATCGAGGGCGAGATGGGCGACTCCCACATGGGTCTGCAGGCCCGCCTGATGAGCCAGGCCCTCCGGAAGATCACCAGCGCGCTCAGCCAGACGAGGACGACGGTCATCTTCATCAACCAGCTGCGCGAGAAGATCGGCGTGATGTTCGGCTCCCCGGAGACCACGACCGGTGGCCGCGCGCTGAAGTTCTACGCCTCGGTGCGGCTCGACATCCGCCGGATCGAGACGCTGAAGGACGGCACGGACGCGGTGGGCAACCGCACCCGCGTCAAGGTCGTCAAGAACAAGGTCGCGCCGCCCTTCAAGCAGGCCGAGTTCGACATCCTGTACGGCCAGGGCATCAGCCGCGAGGGCGGCCTGATCGACATGGGCGTGGAGAACGGCTTCGTCCGCAAGGCGGGCGCCTGGTACACGTACGAGGGCGACCAGCTCGGCCAAGGCAAGGAGAACGCCCGCAACTTCCTGAAGGACAACCCCGATCTCGCCGACGAGATCGAGAAGAAGATCAAGGAGAAGCTCGGAATCGGGGTACCGGCGAAGGCCGCGGTCACCGAGGACACGGGCGCCGCCCCGGTCCCTGATGCCGCACGGACCTCGGCGGGAAACGCCGCCTGA
- a CDS encoding SCO6745 family protein, with product MTTFEASTGRHCHNAVSPLHSSVYFAPEPQDELAALGLERGSMIYLASRAAPLGAVDAGTVTATFYNFNHEHVQRYIPAAWTLTTPQTVLTARLRGADRTLQRLLGKEVLTSTEMTEAAELALHATEACRREARPLYAANADLPVPEEPHLALWHAATLLREHRGDGHLAALAIAGLSGIEALVLHNATGTAPTSALFMRTRGWSAQQWDTARDQLRERGLLDGAGDLTQAGTALRGETEVLTDRLDAAPYDHLGPAATARLTELAGGFAKTLRAAGAFPAVHFGRG from the coding sequence ATGACCACCTTCGAGGCGAGCACGGGCCGCCACTGCCACAACGCCGTCAGCCCTCTGCACTCATCCGTGTACTTCGCGCCGGAGCCGCAGGACGAACTCGCGGCACTCGGCCTTGAGCGCGGATCCATGATCTACCTCGCGAGCCGCGCGGCACCCCTGGGAGCCGTCGACGCGGGCACCGTCACAGCGACGTTCTACAACTTCAACCACGAGCACGTGCAGCGGTACATCCCCGCCGCATGGACCCTCACCACACCGCAGACGGTGCTCACGGCGCGGCTGCGCGGCGCGGACCGGACGCTGCAGCGACTGCTCGGAAAGGAGGTCCTCACGTCCACGGAAATGACCGAGGCGGCCGAACTGGCGCTGCATGCCACCGAAGCCTGCCGCCGGGAGGCACGGCCGCTGTACGCCGCCAACGCCGACCTCCCCGTACCCGAAGAACCGCACCTGGCCCTGTGGCACGCCGCGACACTGCTGCGCGAACACCGGGGTGACGGTCACCTCGCCGCCCTGGCGATCGCAGGTCTGTCCGGCATCGAGGCGCTGGTCCTGCACAACGCCACCGGCACGGCACCGACGTCGGCGTTGTTCATGCGGACCCGCGGGTGGTCCGCGCAGCAGTGGGACACCGCCCGGGACCAGTTGCGCGAGCGCGGCCTGCTGGACGGGGCAGGCGACCTCACGCAGGCGGGCACGGCCCTGCGCGGCGAGACCGAGGTGCTCACCGACCGCCTCGACGCCGCCCCGTACGACCACCTCGGCCCGGCCGCCACCGCACGCCTCACCGAACTGGCCGGCGGCTTCGCCAAAACCCTCAGGGCGGCGGGCGCCTTCCCCGCGGTGCACTTCGGCAGGGGCTGA